The following coding sequences are from one Musa acuminata AAA Group cultivar baxijiao chromosome BXJ1-6, Cavendish_Baxijiao_AAA, whole genome shotgun sequence window:
- the LOC135677384 gene encoding caffeoyl-CoA O-methyltransferase yields MASENQNGDRRHQEVGHKSLLQSDELYQYILETTVYPREPEAMKELREITAKHPWNLMTTSADEGQFLNMLLKLINAKNTMEIGVYTGYSLLATALALPDDGKILAMDINRENYEIGLPVIQKAGVAHKIDFREGPALPVLDQMIEDEKNHGSFDFVFVDADKDNYINYHKRLLELVRVGGVIAYDNTLWSGSVVAPPDAPMRKYIRYYRDFVLELNNALAADPRIEICQLPVGDGVTLCRRIK; encoded by the exons ATGGCATCGGAGAACCAGAACGGCGACCGCAGGCACCAGGAAGTCGGCCACAAGAGCCTTCTTCAGAGCGATGAGCTCTATCAG TACATATTGGAGACGACCGTGTACCCTCGTGAGCCTGAGGCCATGAAGGAGCTCAGAGAGATCACTGCCAAACATCCATG GAACTTGATGACCACCTCGGCCGACGAGGGGCAGTTCCTCAACATGCTCCTCAAACTGATCAACGCCAAGAACACCATGGAGATCGGCGTCTACACGGGGTACTCCCTCCTCGCCACCGCCCTCGCGCTCCCCGACGACGGCAAGATCCTGGCCATGGACATCAACCGGGAGAACTACGAGATCGGCCTCCCCGTGATCCAGAAGGCGGGTGTCGCCCACAAGATCGACTTCCGCGAAGGCCCCGCCCTCCCTGTCCTCGATCAAATGATTGAAGAT GAGAAGAACCATGGGTCGTTCGACTTCGTCTTCGTGGACGCGGACAAGGACAACTACATCAACTACCACAAGCGACTGCTGGAGCTGGTGAGGGTGGGCGGCGTCATCGCGTACGACAACACGCTGTGGAGCGGGTCGGTGGTGGCGCCGCCGGACGCCCCCATGCGCAAGTACATCCGCTACTACCGGGACTTCGTGCTGGAGCTCAACAACGCGCTGGCGGCGGACCCCCGCATCGAGATCTGCCAGCTCCCCGTCGGCGACGGCGTCACCCTCTGCCGCAggatcaagtga
- the LOC135677909 gene encoding protein RGF1 INDUCIBLE TRANSCRIPTION FACTOR 1-like — protein MVMTSPMFRLGNEDTGPPWLRPLLKASFFVPCQFHGDSNKSECNLYCLDCMGNALCSYCLPGHKDHDVVQIRRSSYHNVIRVSEVSKFIDISCIQTYIINSAKIVFLNERPQSRPGKGVTNACEICSRSLLDSFRFCSIGCKLEGMRTDPELTFTLHPKPRREPMHGSESDESSTSRKLRKTSGISRSITQLPAAKWGNEGSSISSGTPPIVISYRTSRRKGVPHRAPF, from the exons ATG GTGATGACGAGCCCTATGTTTCGATTGGGGAACGAGGACACGGGTCCGCCATGGCTGCGGCCGCTCCTGAAGGCGAGCTTCTTCGTCCCCTGCCAATTTCATGGGGATTCCAACAAGAGCGAGTGTAACTTGTACTGCTTGGATTGCATGGGGAATGCGCTCTGCTCCTACTGCCTCCCGGGCCACAAGGATCACGACGTCGTTCAG ATTCGGAGGTCTTCGTATCACAATGTGATCAGAGTGTCGGAGGTGTCCAAATTCATAGACATCTCTTGCATCCAAACCTACATTATCAACAGCGCCAAGATAGTGTTCCTCAACGAGAGGCCGCAGTCAAGGCCCGGAAAGGGAGTCACCAACGCTTGCGAAATCTGCAGCCGCAGCCTCTTGGATTCCTTCCGGTTTTGCTCCATTGGCTGCAAG CTAGAAGGTATGAGGACGGACCCAGAGCTCACCTTCACCCTCCACCCCAAGCCTCGCCGCGAGCCGATGCATGGCTCTGAATCCGACGAGTCATCGACCAGTCGAAAGCTGCGAAAGACCTCAGGCATTAGCAGAAGCATCACCCAACTCCCTGCAGCGAAATGGGGCAACGAAGGTAGCAGCATCTCTTCCGGGACTCCTCCCATCGTCATCAGCTACCGGACATCCCGACGGAAGGGCGTGCCTCATCGGGCTCCATTCTAA
- the LOC103989959 gene encoding chitinase-like protein 1 isoform X1 has protein sequence MRKMMARPATLLLLLVVAVTVADASKSKQKTCDKGWECSGSVYCCNETITDYFQVYQFENLFSKRNAPVAHAVGFWDFQSFITAAALFEPLGFGTTGDKQTKMKEVAAFLGHVGSKTSCGYGVATGGPLAWGLCYNHEMSPSQDYCDPNYLYPCIDGVQYYGRGALPVYWNYNYGLVADALKVDLLSHPEYLEQNATLAFEAAIWRWMTPMKKKQPSAHDVFVGNWKPTKNDTLSKRLPGFGLTMNILYGDNICGQGYIDPMNNIISHYQYYLDSMGVGRQFSGDNVDCAEQVPFNPSYKAATS, from the exons ATGCGGAAGATGATGGCGCGGCCGGCCACTCTGCTGCTTCTACTAGTAGTAGCTGTGACGGTGGCGGATGCGTCCAAGTCGAAGCAGAAGACGTGCGACAAGGGGTGGGAGTGCAGCGGGAGCGTCTACTGCTGCAACGAGACCATCACCGACTACTTCCAGGTGTACCAGTTCGAGAACCTCTTCAGCAAGCGCAACGCCCCCGTCGCCCACGCCGTCGGCTTCTGGGATTTCCAGTCCTTCATTACCGCCGCCGCCCTCTTTGAGCCGCTTGGTTTCGGTACCACCGGCGACAAGCAGACCAAAATGAAGGAGGTCGCCGCCTTCCTCGGCCACGTCGGCAGCAAGACCTCCT GTGGGTATGGTGTTGCCACTGGCGGTCCACTAGCGTGGGGATTGTGCTATAACCATGAAATGAGCCCAAGTCAAGACTACTGTGATCCAAACTACCTTTATCCCTGTATCGATGGAGTTCAATATTATGGACGTGGTGCTCTGCCTGTGTACTG GAACTACAACTATGGACTTGTTGCTGATGCTCTAAAGGTAGATCTGTTGAGCCATCCAGAATACCTGGAGCAGAATGCTACCCTGGCTTTCGAAGCTGCCATCTGGAGGTGGATGACCCCGATGAAGAAGAAGCAGCCTTCGGCCCATGATGTGTTTGTTGGAAACTGGAAGCCCACAAAGAATGACACTTTGTCGAAAAGGTTACCTGGCTTTGGGCTTACGATGAATATATTGTATGGAGACAATATTTGCGGCCAGGGCTACATTGATCCCATGAACAATATCATATCTCATTACCAATATTACCTGGACTCGATGGGAGTAGGGCGCCAATTCTCTGGAGACAATGTGGACTGTGCTGAACAGGTGCCTTTCAATCCATCATACAAAGCTGCTACATCCTAA
- the LOC135677383 gene encoding heat shock 70 kDa protein, mitochondrial-like — protein MAIGSVLLSRMARSRSRSLVSAVTSALPQTSNLLKASHGTPLTQRWAAAARAFSSKPVSSDVIGIDLGTTNSCVSVMEGKSPKVIENAEGARTTPSVVAFNQKGELLVGTPAKRQAVTNPTNTLFGTKRLIGRRFDDSQTQKELKMVPYKIVKAPNGDAWVEMNGQQYSPSQIGAFVLTKMKETAEAYLGKSVSKAVITVPAYFNDAQRQATKDAGRIAGLEVLRIINEPTAAALSYGMNNKEGLIAVFDLGGGTFDVSVLEISNGVFEVKATNGDTFLGGEDFDNALLDYLVSEFKRTDNIDLSKDRLALQRLREAAEKAKVELSSTTQTEINLPFITADASGAKHFNITLTRSKFESLVNHLIERTRIPCGNCLKDAGISAKEVDEVLLVGGMSRVPKVQEIVSQIFGKTPSKGVNPDEAVAMGAAIQGGILRGDVKELLLLDVTPLSLGLETLGGIFTRLINRNTTIPTKKSQLFSTAADNQTQVGIRVLQGEREMASDNKLLGEFELTGIPPAPRGMPQIEVTFDIDANGIVKVSAKDKATGKEQEITIRSSGGLSEEEIEKMVKEAELHAQKDQERKTLIDVKNTADTTIYSIEKSLGEFRDKIPAEIAREIEDSVADLRAAMGEDNVEKIKEKMDAANKAVSKIGQHMQQGGGGSSGSGSAGSSGDQTPEAEYEDKEAKM, from the exons ATGGCGATCGGCTCCGTGCTTCTCTCGAGGATGGCCAGATCCAGGTCCAGGTCCTTGGTCTCTGCCGTCACCTCCGCTCTGCCGCAG ACTTCTAATCTTCTGAAGGCATCACATGGCACTCCATTAACGCAAAGATGGGCTGCTGCTGCAAGAGCATTCAG ctcaaagcctgtaagttCAGATGTTATCGGGATTGATTTGGGCACCACAAACTCGTGTGTCTCTGTCATGGAGGGAAAG AGTCCAAAGGTGATTGAAAATGCAGAAGGTGCAAGGACCACACCCTCTGTTGTTGCCTTCAATCAGAAGGGTGAACTTTTGGTGGGTACTCCGGCAAAGCGCCAAGCTGTGACAAATCCAACAAACACTTTATTTGGCACCAAGCGGTTGATAGGAAGAAGGTTTGATGACTCCCAGACACAAAAGGAACTGAAAATGGTGCCGTACAAAATCGTCAAGGCACCCAATGGAGATGCTTGGGTTGAAATGAATGGTCAGCAATACTCGCCAAGCCAGATTGGTGCATTCGTCCTCACTAAGATGAAGGAAACAGCAGAGGCTTATCTTGGTAAATCTGTTTCAAAGGCAGTCATCACTGTCCCTGCATACTTTAATGATGCACAGCGTCAGGCAACAAAGGATGCAGGGAGGATTGCTGGGCTCGAGGTCCTGAGGATTATCAACGAGCCCACTGCTGCTGCCCTTTCATATGGAATGAACAACAAGGAGGGCTTGATTGCCGTCTTtgatttgggtggtggtacttttGATGTCTCCGTCCTGGAAATCTCCAATGGGGTGTTTGAG GTCAAGGCTACCAACGGGGACACATTCCTTGGTGGTGAAGACTTTGACAATGCATTGCTGGACTATCTGGTCAGTGAATTTAAAAGAACCGATAACATcgatttgtccaaagacagattgGCATTACAAAGGCTAAGAGAAGCAGCTGAGAAAGCAAAAGTGGAGTTGTCATCAACCACGCAGACGGAGATAAACCTTCCTTTTATTACTGCTGATGCTTCTGGAGCAAAGCACTTCAATATCACACTGACACGATCAAAGTTTGAATCTCTTGTTAACCATCTTATTGAGAGAACCCGCATCCCGTGCGGCAATTGTCTGAAAGATGCAGGCATCTCGGCAAAAGAAGTCGATGAAGTACTTTTGGTTGGTGGGATGTCAAGGGTCCCAAAGGTTCAGGAAATCGTCAGCCAGATATTTGGGAAGACACCTAGCAAGGGTGTGAACCCCGATGAGGCTGTTGCCATGGGAGCTGCCATACAAGGTGGCATCCTGAGAGGTGATGTCAAGGAGCTTCTTCTGCTTGATGTCACCCCGCTCTCCCTTGGTCTCGAGACCCTCGGAGGGATCTTTACCAGGCTTATCAACCGAAACACAACCATTCCAACCAAGAAGAGTCAGCTCTTCTCTACTGCAGCTGATAACCAAACCCAGGTCGGCATCCGAGTACTGCAGGGTGAGAGGGAAATGGCTTCGGATAATAAGCTTCTTGGGGAGTTTGAGCTCACTGGAATTCCTCCTGCACCAAGAGGTATGCCCCAAATAGAGGTTACCTTTGACATTGATGCAAACGGGATCGTGAAGGTCTCAGCCAAGGACAAAGCAACAGGCAAGGAACAGGAGATCACCATTAGGTCCTCGGGTGGGCTATCTGAAGAGGAGATAGAAAAAATGGTAAAGGAGGCAGAGCTTCATGCTCAGAAGGACCAGGAGAGAAAGACACTGATCGATGTCAAAAATACAGCAGACACTACGATTTACAGTATCGAGAAGAGCCTTGGGGAGTTCCGAGATAAGATACCAGCAGAAATTGCCAGAGAGATTGAAGATTCTGTGGCTGATTTGAGGGCTGCAATGGGCGAAGACAATGTGGAGAAAATAAAGGAGAAGATGGATGCTGCAAACAAGGCTGTCTCAAAGATCGGGCAGCATATGCAACAAGGCGGAGGAGGTTCTTCTGGTTCTGGATCTGCCGGCAGCAGCGGAGACCAAACTCCTGAAGCCGAATACGAGGACAAGGAAGCTAAGATGTAG
- the LOC103990230 gene encoding uncharacterized protein At1g76660-like: MAGNGGGGAAATISAAAATGIGSVEPRLGPQDTLSRWGGCFGGLSCFGSRKRGKRIVPASRTPDGNASTTHASGPQSVGISNENTTLNLSILAPPSSPASFTNSALQSTAQSPNCFLSISANSPGGPSSVMFATGPYAHETQLVSPPVFSTFTTEPSTAPLTPPPELAHLTTPSSPDVPFARFLSSSLDIKSSAKKNGVPCLPSGYGVGGDLRLNYSLYPGSPSSSLISPASGTPRTGLSSPFPEQDISTLWDASASARDSPCSTNRSSKLFGLDSATTRNFIMCPDASFFYSATSAQFHLDQAQQSFPHARGRLSFSREADVYSSGGNRHNKTCKQDAEEIEAYRASFGFSADEIITTQNYVELSDPLDESFSMSPFANSKIGMEECPITEFDAKGKMVSNLLDPMSPKRMTAQVAVKVDCKSDRNYMYAGPKPNFQSKDTSPLLDVNPDTNGGEENDLGAPDHHVGKRAHLGLSFSDAEIDYQRARSLREANTLLVWRNSLH, encoded by the exons ATGGCAGGAAACGGCGGTGGGGGAGCGGCGGCGACTATCAGCGCTGCGGCAGCCACGGGCATTGGCTCCGTCGAACCGAGGCTGGGTCCTCAGGATACA CTGAGTCGCTGGGGTGGCTGCTTTGGTGGACTGTCCTGTTTTGGATCACGTAAAAGAGGGAAACGGATTGTTCCAGCATCCCGTACTCCAGATGGAAATGCATCAACTACTCATGCAAGTGGGCCTCAATCTGTTGGAATTTCTAACGAAAATACAACACTGAACTTGTCTATTCTTGCCCCGCCTTCATCACCAGCATCTTTCACGAACTCTGCACTCCAGTCAACTGCCCAATCACCCAACTGTTTCTTGTCAATATCAGCCAATTCTCCTGGAGGACCATCATCAGTCATGTTTGCAACTGGGCCATATGCTCATGAAACTCAATTGGTGTCACCTCCTGTATTCTCTACCTTCACAACGGAGCCATCAACTGCTCCACTAACCCCTCCACCCGAGCTAGCTCACCTTACAACTCCCTCATCTCCGGATGTGCCTTTTGCACGGTTTCTATCTTCATCTCTGGATATTAAAAGTTCTGCAAAAAAGAATGGTGTGCCTTGTTTGCCATCGGGTTATGGGGTTGGCGGTGATCTCCGGTTGAATTATTCGCTTTATCCTGGAAGTCCTTCAAGCAGCCTTATATCACCTGCCTCAGGAACCCCTAGAACTGGGCTATCTTCACCTTTTCCCGAGCAGGATATTTCTACACTGTGGGATGCTTCTGCATCTGCACGTGACTCTCCCTGCTCCACGAATAGATCATCCAAGCTGTTTGGACTTGATTCAGCTACAACTAGAAATTTCATTATGTGTCCTGATGCCAGCTTTTTTTATTCTGCAACATCTGCTCAATTTCATTTGGACCAGGCACAGCAGTCATTTCCTCATGCCAGAGGGAGGCTTAGTTTTTCCAGGGAAGCTGATGTTTACTCCAGTGGCGGAAACAGACACAACAAAACTTGCAAACAAGATGCGGAAGAGATTGAAGCCTACAGAGCATCATTTGGGTTCAGTGCAGATGAGATTATCACGACACAAAACTATGTGGAGCTATCTGATCCACTCGATGAGTCCTTCAGCATGTCTCCATTTGCAAATAGTAAAATCGGAATGGAAGAGTGCCCCATTACTGAGTTTGATGCCAAAGGTAAAATGGTGTCTAATTTGCTGGATCCTATGAGCCCAAAACGAATGACAGCTCAGGTTGCAGTCAAAGTTGATTGCAAATCTGACCGCAACTACATGTATGCAG GTCCTAAACCAAACTTTCAGTCCAAAGATACCTCTCCTTTACTGGATGTCAACCCTGATACAAATGGTGGAGAGGAAAATGACCTGGGGGCCCCAGATCACCATGTTGGAAAGCGAGCTCATCTAGGCCTATCATTCTCAGATGCAGAAATTGATTATCAGAGAGCACGGAGTTTGAGAGAAGCCAATACCCTACTGGtatggcggaactcactgcatTAA
- the LOC103989960 gene encoding auxin-induced protein X10A-like: MGIGMTSLVKKMVVCGGGRSFPGGLPEGRIWVCVGTEGAAVQRFEVEANFLNHPLFEDLLRLSVPEFGYAYEGALRVACGTDFFLYLLQRLRSSDPSVHYMELQDLMASFYESAGGSGQHRPSCHHHRRRRRF, from the coding sequence ATGGGGATCGGCATGACGAGCTTGGTGAAGAAGATGGTAGTCTGCGGTGGCGGCAGGAGCTTCCCGGGCGGGCTGCCGGAAGGCCGTATCTGGGTGTGCGTGGGCACGGAGGGGGCGGCGGTGCAGAGGTTCGAGGTGGAGGCGAACTTCTTGAACCACCCGCTCTTCGAGGACCTGCTGCGGCTGTCGGTGCCGGAGTTCGGCTACGCATACGAGGGGGCGCTGCGGGTCGCGTGCGGCACCGACTTCTTTCTCTACTTGCTCCAGCGGCTGAGGAGCAGCGACCCCTCCGTCCACTACATGGAGCTGCAGGACCTGATGGCCAGCTTCTACGAGTCGGCGGGCGGTAGCGGACAACATCGTCCGAGttgccaccaccaccgccgccgccgccgattcTAA
- the LOC103989959 gene encoding chitinase-like protein 1 isoform X2: MMARPATLLLLLVVAVTVADASKSKQKTCDKGWECSGSVYCCNETITDYFQVYQFENLFSKRNAPVAHAVGFWDFQSFITAAALFEPLGFGTTGDKQTKMKEVAAFLGHVGSKTSCGYGVATGGPLAWGLCYNHEMSPSQDYCDPNYLYPCIDGVQYYGRGALPVYWNYNYGLVADALKVDLLSHPEYLEQNATLAFEAAIWRWMTPMKKKQPSAHDVFVGNWKPTKNDTLSKRLPGFGLTMNILYGDNICGQGYIDPMNNIISHYQYYLDSMGVGRQFSGDNVDCAEQVPFNPSYKAATS; this comes from the exons ATGATGGCGCGGCCGGCCACTCTGCTGCTTCTACTAGTAGTAGCTGTGACGGTGGCGGATGCGTCCAAGTCGAAGCAGAAGACGTGCGACAAGGGGTGGGAGTGCAGCGGGAGCGTCTACTGCTGCAACGAGACCATCACCGACTACTTCCAGGTGTACCAGTTCGAGAACCTCTTCAGCAAGCGCAACGCCCCCGTCGCCCACGCCGTCGGCTTCTGGGATTTCCAGTCCTTCATTACCGCCGCCGCCCTCTTTGAGCCGCTTGGTTTCGGTACCACCGGCGACAAGCAGACCAAAATGAAGGAGGTCGCCGCCTTCCTCGGCCACGTCGGCAGCAAGACCTCCT GTGGGTATGGTGTTGCCACTGGCGGTCCACTAGCGTGGGGATTGTGCTATAACCATGAAATGAGCCCAAGTCAAGACTACTGTGATCCAAACTACCTTTATCCCTGTATCGATGGAGTTCAATATTATGGACGTGGTGCTCTGCCTGTGTACTG GAACTACAACTATGGACTTGTTGCTGATGCTCTAAAGGTAGATCTGTTGAGCCATCCAGAATACCTGGAGCAGAATGCTACCCTGGCTTTCGAAGCTGCCATCTGGAGGTGGATGACCCCGATGAAGAAGAAGCAGCCTTCGGCCCATGATGTGTTTGTTGGAAACTGGAAGCCCACAAAGAATGACACTTTGTCGAAAAGGTTACCTGGCTTTGGGCTTACGATGAATATATTGTATGGAGACAATATTTGCGGCCAGGGCTACATTGATCCCATGAACAATATCATATCTCATTACCAATATTACCTGGACTCGATGGGAGTAGGGCGCCAATTCTCTGGAGACAATGTGGACTGTGCTGAACAGGTGCCTTTCAATCCATCATACAAAGCTGCTACATCCTAA